Proteins encoded by one window of Carassius carassius chromosome 30, fCarCar2.1, whole genome shotgun sequence:
- the LOC132110705 gene encoding SERTA domain-containing protein 2-like, which produces MLGKGAKRKLDEDEEGLEGKALAAGAGAMAEGLSKVSYTLQRQTIFNMSLVKLYNHRALTEPSLEKRVLINNMLRRIQDELKQEGNLRPLFFPPSPPPDDPVDEGFREVQPAFSVLSMVAPPLSQSPAHSSPVLTSPSSGLSNPAPLEACLTPASLLEEDSVTLCTSPSPLAPPFPPTLPRLLSSVARDSFSSALDEIEELCPSPLPITTSAPGATSPSSLTVPLQMPMCPPSLNSGALDSKDCSKPCSPKLEGLVPNTPDTLPPNSLDMSTSPSASSSGFLTDLALDDILFADIDTSMYDFDPCTSSSGVAPSKLAPMVTADELLKTLSPYSAAAPAVGSNQPFKMDLTELDHIMEVLVGS; this is translated from the coding sequence ATGTTGGGTAAAGGCGCAAAGCGGAAACTAGATGAGGATGAAGAGGGCCTGGAAGGCAAAGCGCTGGCGGCAGGGGCCGGAGCGATGGCCGAAGGGCTCTCGAAGGTCTCCTACACCCTGCAGAGGCAGACCATCTTCAACATGTCTCTGGTGAAGCTGTACAACCACCGGGCCCTGACTGAGCCCAGCTTGGAAAAGCGTGTACTCATCAACAACATGTTGAGGCGCATCCAGGACGAACTGAAACAGGAGGGCAACCTGCGGCCGCTCTTCTTCCCCCCTTCCCCTCCACCCGACGACCCCGTGGATGAAGGTTTCCGTGAGGTGCAACCTGCTTTCAGTGTGTTGTCCATGGTAGCTCCGCCGCTGTCTCAGTCGCCAGCACACTCCTCTCCGGTCCTTACATCTCCATCATCAGGGCTGTCAAACCCAGCACCTTTGGAGGCCTGTCTCACCCCAGCTTCACTTTTAGAGGAGGACAGTGTCACGCTTTGCACATCACCCTCTCCACTCGCTCCTCCTTTTCCGCCAACTCTTCCCAGACTCCTTTCATCTGTGGCCAGAGACAGCTTCTCTTCTGCCCTGGATGAGATTGAGGAGCTCTGTCCTTCACCCTTACCTATAACTACATCAGCGCCTGGTGCTACCTCCCCCTCATCCCTTACAGTGCCCCTCCAAATGCCGATGTGTCCCCCCAGCTTAAACTCAGGGGCCTTGGACTCCAAAGACTGCAGTAAGCCCTGCAGCCCAAAGCTTGAAGGGCTGGTCCCTAACACACCAGATACTCTCCCTCCTAACAGCCTGGACATGAGCACCTCACCCTCTGCCTCGTCCTCAGGATTTTTGACAGATCTGGCCCTAGACGACATCCTGTTTGCAGACATTGACACTTCCATGTATGACTTTGACCCCTGCACCTCGTCCTCGGGTGTGGCCCCATCGAAACTGGCGCCCATGGTGACAGCGGACGAGCTCCTCAAGACTCTTTCACCCTACAGCGCTGCCGCTCCTGCTGTTGGCTCGAACCAGCCTTTCAAAATGGATCTCACCGAACTGGACCATATTATGGAGGTGCTTGTAGGATCATGA